A window of Mangifera indica cultivar Alphonso chromosome 13, CATAS_Mindica_2.1, whole genome shotgun sequence contains these coding sequences:
- the LOC123194612 gene encoding glutathione hydrolase 3, translated as MRPRTTLDAPLLPSNDLHTIKKNKGWTRILWLLCVLLTISIVGLIFKDDLSCWLLRGEYKCNGRIELNDADIIESDQGVVAADDARCSEIGASMLRQGGHAVDAAVATAFCLGVVNPMASGIGGGAFMIVRSSSTSQTQAFDMRETASLAASQNMYENNPEAKYSGALSMGVPGEIAGLHEAWLKHGRLAWTALCQPAIKLAKDGFAVAPYLGLCIAKNADMIVNDPGLRKVLAPNGKLLQAGDTCYNVELAQSLEAVAEQGPQAFYNGTVGEKLVKDVREAGGILTMEDLRNYKVDVVDVMSVNVLGYTVYGMPPPSSGTVGMSMVLNIFDSYGSSDAAKGNLGLHRLIEALKHMFAARMNLGDPNFVDVNKSVSEMLSSSYAKQIQQKIFDNTTFSPDYYMYRWSQLRDHGTSHFCIVDADRNAVSMTTTVNYPFGAGILSPSTGIVLNNEMGDFSIPSEISPDKLPPAPANFIKPNKRPLSSMTPVIITKDNQLAGVIGGSGGMYIIPAVTQVFLNHFVLGMEPLAAVQNPRVYHKLIPNKVLYENWTVIDGDRIELADERKLFLEERGHQLEARAGGAIVQLVVQNLQNPIKIGRKIGKDQIFRGTLTAVSDPRKNGKPAAI; from the exons ATGAGGCCACGCACCACCTTGGATGCTCCACTTCTCCCCAGCAATGATCTGCATACTATTAAGAAGAACAAGGGTTGGACCAGAATTCTATGGCTGCTTTGCGTTTTATTAACTATATCAA TTGTTGGCCTCATATTCAAAGATGACTTAAGTTGTTGGTTACTGAGAGGAGAATACAAGTGCAATGGAAGGATTGAATTGAATGATGCTGATATCATTGAGTCAGATCAAGGTGTTGTTGCAGCTGATGATGCTCGTTGTTCTGAAATTGGCGCTTCAATGCTTAGACAAGGTGGGCATGCTGTTGATGCTGCAGTGGCAACAGCATTCTGCCTTGGTGTTGTTAATCCAATGGCAAGTGGAATAGGAGGTGGGGCATTTATGATTGTTCGTTCTTCATCAACCTCCCAAACTCAAGCTTTTGACATGAGAGAAACCGCCTCTCTTGCTGCTTCGCAG AATATGTATGAAAACAATCCTGAAGCCAAGTATTCAGGTGCTCTCTCTATGGGAGTTCCTGGTGAGATAGCTGGCCTTCATGAAGCTTGGTTGAAACATGGGCGTTTGGCTTGGACTGCTCTGTGCCAACCTGCCATAAAACTTGCCAAAGATGGTTTTGCAGTTGCTCCATATCTTGGATTATGCATAGCTAAAAATGCAGATATGATCGTTAATGACCCAGGCTTAAGGAAAGTGCTTGCACCGAATGGGAAATTGTTACAAGCAGGTGATACTTGCTACAATGTTGAGCTAGCTCAAAGCCTAGAGGCAGTGGCAGAACAAGGACCACAAGCCTTCTATAATGGAACTGTTGGTGAGAAGTTGGTGAAAGATGTGAGAGAGGCTGGTGGGATTTTAACAATGGAGGATTTAAGGAATTACAAGGTTGATGTAGTGGATGTAATGTCTGTGAATGTGCTGGGCTATACTGTATACGGAATGCCACCGCCATCGAGTGGAACAGTTGGGATGTCCATG GTTTTAAACATCTTTGATAGCTATGGAAGTTCAGATGCTGCAAAAGGAAATCTTGGTTTACATCGGTTAATTGAAGCACTTAAACACATGTTTGCTGCTAGAATGAACTTAGGCGACCCTAATTTTGTTGATGTAAACAAATCTGTGTCTGAAATGCTTTCATCATCTTATGCCAAGCAAATTCAgcaaaaaatatttgacaaCACCACCTTCTCTCCAGACTACTATATGTACAG GTGGAGTCAGCTTAGAGATCATGGAACAAGCCATTTCTGCATCGTAGATGCTGATCGAAATGCTGTGTCGATGACAACTACTGTTAATTATCCTTTTGGAGCAGGGATACTCTCTCCTTCTACGGGCATTGTGCTCAATAATGAGATGGGAGACTTCTCAATACCCTCAGAGATATCCCCTGATAAGTTACCACCAGCTCCAgcaaattttatcaaaccaaACAAGCGACCGTTGTCTTCGATGACACCTGTGATCATTACTAAG GATAATCAACTGGCTGGGGTTATTGGAGGAAGTGGTGGAATGTACATTATTCCAGCAGTAACCCAAGTTTTTCTTAACCATTTTGTCTTGGGGATGGAGCCTTTAGCTGCTGTTCAGAATCCAAGGGTCTACCACAAG CTAATACCAAATAAGGTTTTATATGAAAACTGGACTGTAATTGATGGTGATCGCATTGAGCTCGCGGATGAAAGAAAGCTTTTCTTGGAAGAGAGGGGTCACCAGCTGGAGGCTAGAGCAGGGGGAGCTATTGTGCAGCTTGTTGTTCAAAACCTGCAAAACCCCATCAAGATAGGCAGAAAAATTGGAAAAGATCAAATATTCCGAGGGACACTCACAGCTGTGAGCGACCCCAGAAAGAATGGGAAGCCAGCAGCCATTTGA
- the LOC123194614 gene encoding AP-4 complex subunit sigma-like: protein MGIRFILMVNKQGQTRLAQYYEWLTLEERRALEGEIVRKCLARTEQQCSFVEHRNYKIVYRRYASLFFLVGVDNDENELAILEFIHLLVETMDRHFGNVCELDIMFHLEKAHFMLEEMVMNGCIVETSKPNILTPIQLMEKSS from the exons ATGGGGATCAGATTCATATTGATGGTCAACAAACAAGGCCAGACCCGTCTCGCCCAATACTACGAATGGCTCACCCTCGAAGAACGCCGCGCTCTCGAGGGTGAAATCGTTCGCAAATGCCTCGCTCGCACCGAGCAACAG TGTTCTTTTGTCGAGCATCGCAACTATAAAATCGTTTACAGGCGCTATGCATCGCTGTTTTTCCTAGTCGGAGTTGACAATGATGAG AATGAGCTTGCTATTTTGGAATTCATACACTTGTTAGTGGAAACCATGGATCGCCATTTTGGCAATGTG TGTGAGTTAGATATCATGTTCCATTTAGAGAAAGCACATTTCATGCTGGAAGAAATGGTCATGAATGGGTGTATTGTTGAGACAAGCAAGCCAAACATTCTGACACCGATACAGCTGATGGAAAAATCATCTTAA
- the LOC123194613 gene encoding ATP-dependent 6-phosphofructokinase 3-like: MDSVHGSFSSSSSVNSRFLESSNSGISGIKKFSSVSFSSSSLSSSSKGSPRKGNLMGSSSDNTKPKIVNGPAGYVLEDVPHLSDYIPNLPTYSNPLQDNPAYSVVKQYFVHVDDTVPQKIVVHKNSPRGIHFRRAGPRQKVYFEADEVHACIVTCGGLCPGLNTVIREIVCTLYHAYGVKKVLGIDGGYRGFYAKNTIPLTPKVVNDIHKRGGTILGTSRGGHDTSKIVDSIQDRGINQVYIIGGDGTQKGASVIYEEVRKRGLKVVIAGIPKTIDNDIPVIDRSFGFDTAVEEAQRAINAAHVEAESIENGIGLVKLMGRYSGFIAMYATLASRDVDCCLIPESPFYLEGEGGLFEYIEHRLKENGHMVIVTAEGAGQDLVSDSLNSMSQKDASGNKLLQDVGLWLSQKIKDHFSKQNKMVINLKYIDPTYMIRAIPSNASDNVYSTLLAQSVVHGAMAGYTGYTSGLVNGRQTYIPFYRINEKRNKVVITDRMWARLLSSTNQPSFLKPKDVIEDKQGEVASAPAQLLEDEISHDDNLVNKEVYQNNK, translated from the exons ATGGATTCAGTTCATGGTTCGTTCTCTTCGTCGTCTTCTGTGAATTCACGTTTCTTGGAATCTTCAAATTCTGGAATTTCGGGGATCAAAAAGTTTTCGTCGGTgagttttagttcaagttcgCTTTCCAGTTCTAGTAAGGGATCTCCTAGGAAAGGTAATTTGATGGGGTCATCTTCTGATAACACAAAACCGAAGATCGTCAACGGCCCTGCTGGTTATGTTCTTGAAGATGTTCCGCATTTATCTGATTATATTCCTAATCTTCCt ACATATTCTAATCCACTGCAAGACAATCCTGCGTACTCGGTTGTTAA GCAGTACTTTGTTCATGTGGATGACACTGTTCCACAAAAG ATTGTTGTTCACAAGAATTCTCCTAGAGGAATTCATTTTCGACGAGCTGGACCTCGTCAAAAG GTGTATTTTGAGGCTGATGAAGTCCATGCTTGTATTGTAACCTGTGGTGGCCTATGCCCTGGACTAAACACGGTGATTAGAGAAATAGTGTGCACCCTCTACCATGCATATGGAGTGAAGAAAGTGCTGGGAATAGAC GGAGGATACAGAGGCTTCTATGCTAAAAATACAATTCCTTTAACTCCCAAGGTCGTGAATGACATCCATAAACGTGGTGGAACTATTCTCGGTACTTCACGAGGTGGCCATGATACCTCCAAGATAGTTGACAGCATTCAGGATCGAGGAATCAATCAG GTTTACATAATTGGAGGAGATGGTACCCAGAAAGGAGCATCCGTTATATATGAG GAAGTTAGAAAACGTGGTCTCAAAGTTGTAATTGCTGGAATTCCCAAAACCATCGATAATGACATTCCG GTTATTGACAGATCCTTTGGCTTTGACACTGCTGTCGAGGAAGCTCAACGTGCTATTAATGCAGCACATGTTGAAGCTGAAAGTATTGAGAATGGTATAGGACTTGTTAAGTTGATGGGTCGCTACAGTG GTTTTATTGCAATGTATGCTACTCTTGCAAGCCGTGACGTGGACTGCTGCTTAATTCCTGAGTCACCCTTTTATCTTGAAGGGGAGGGTGGACTTTTTGAATATATTGAGCACCGGCTTAAAGAAAATGGGCATATGGTTATTGTGACAGCTGAAGGTGCAGGACAGGACTTGGTTTCGGACAGCTTGAATTCAATGTCCCAGAAGGATGCTTCAGGAAACAAACTTCTCCAAGATGTTGGCCTGTGGTTATCACAGAAAATTAAG GATCATTTTTCAAAGCAAAATAAGATGGTGATAAACCTTAAATATATTG ATCCTACTTACATGATTCGTGCTATTCCAAGCAATGCATCTGATAATGTGTACAGCACACTTCTCGCTCAAAGTGTTGTACATGGAGCCATGGCTGGCTACACTGGGTATACCAGCGGTCTTGTGAACGGCAGACAAACTTACATACCCTTCTAT CGAATCAATGAAAAACGGAATAAGGTGGTGATTACTGATAGGATGTGGGCAAGGCTGCTGTCGTCAACAAATCAACCGAGCTTTTTGAAGCCTAAGGATGTGATTGAAGACAAGCAAGGGGAAGTGGCATCGGCACCAGCTCAATTGTTGGAGGACGAGATTAGTCATGATGACAATCTGGTGAACAAAGAGGTTTACCAAAATAACAAGTGA
- the LOC123195108 gene encoding mitochondrial-processing peptidase subunit alpha-like encodes MYRTAASRLRSLKGHVRGRVPAATRFASSSAVATSSSSSGGLFSWLTGERSNSSPPLDFPLPGVSLPPSLPDYVEPGKTKITTLPNGVKIASETSVSPAASIGLYVDCGSIYESPISFGATHLLERMAFKSTRNRSYLRIVREVEAIGGNVQASSSREQMGYTFDALKTYVPEMVELLIDCVRNPIFLDWEVKEQLLKVKSEISDASNNPQGLLVEAIHSAGYSGALANPLLAPESAISRLNSTILEEFVAENYTASRLVVAASGVEHEQLLSVAEPLLSDLPSVPRPQEPKSVYTGGDYRCQADSGDQRTHFALAFELPGGWHKEKEAMALTVLQMLLGGGGSFSAGGPGKGMYSRLYRRVLNEYPQVQSFSAFSNIYNHTGLFGILATTGSDFVSKAIDVAVKELIAVATPGEVDQVQLDRAKQSTKSAILMNLESRMVVSEDIGRQVLTYGDRKPVDHFLKAVNDITVKDITSIAQKLLSSPLTMASYGDVINVPSYDSIGKKFKS; translated from the exons ATGTATAGAACTGCTGCCTCTCGCCTTCGCTCTCTCAAG GGCCATGTGCGTGGTAGGGTACCTGCAGCCACAAGATTTGCCAGTTCTAGTGCTGTTGCCACAAGTTCATCCTCTTCAGGTGGTCTCTTTAGTTGGTTGACTGGGGAGCGATCCAATTCTTCACCTCCTCTGGACTTTCCACTTCCAGGTGTCTCTCTTCCACCTTCATTGCCTGATTATGTTGAACCCGGTAAAACCAAGATTACGACTCTCCCAAATGGTGTCAAAATTGCATCAGAAACATCAGTG AGCCCTGCTGCTTCAATAGGTTTATATGTTGATTGTGGCTCAATCTATGAGTCACCAATCTCATTTGGAGCCACACACTTGCTTGAGCGGATGGCCTTTAAAAGCACAAGAAATCGGAGCTACCTGCGTATTGTGCGGGAAGTGGAGGCAATTGGAGGTAATGTCCAAGCCTCATCTTCCAGGGAACAGATGGGATACACTTTTGATGCTCTGAAAACTTATGTTCCTGAAATGGTAGAGCTGCTTATTGACTGTGTGAGGAACCCTATTTTCCTGGATTGGGAGGTTAAAGAGCAg CTTCTGAAGGTAAAATCGGAGATCAGTGATGCTTCCAATAATCCCCAAGGCTTGCTAGTGGAAGCAATCCACTCTGCTGGTTACTCTGGTGCATTGGCTAATCCTCTTCTAGCCCCAGAATCTGCCATAAGTAGATTGAATAGTACGATTTTGGAGGAGTTTGTTGCT GAAAATTATACCGCTTCTCGGTTGGTAGTTGCAGCATCTGGTGTTGAACATGAACAGCTATTATCTGTAGCAGAACCTCTTTTATCTGACCTACCCAGTGTCCCTCGTCCTCAAGAGCCAAAGTCTGTGTACACTGGTGGTGATTACCGTTGTCAAGCTGATTCAGGG GACCAGAGAACCCATTTTGCTCTTGCATTTGAACTTCCTGGTGGTTGGCATAAAGAGAAGGAAGCTATGGCTTTGACAGTTCTTCAG ATGCTACTGGGAGGAGGTGGATCATTCTCAGCAGGGGGGCCTGGAAAAGGAATGTACTCAAGACTAT ATCGTCGTGTCTTGAATGAGTATCCACAAGTTCAGTCATTTTCAGCGTTTAGCAACATCTACAATCATACTGGCTTATTTGGTATTCTGGCCACCACT GGTTCTGATTTTGTATCGAAAGCCATTGATGTTGCAGTGAAGGAGCTTATTGCAGTTGCCACTCCTGGAGAAG TTGACCAAGTACAGCTAGATCGTGCTAAACAATCAACCAAATCTgcaattttgatgaatttggaATCCAGA ATGGTTGTATCTGAAGACATAGGTAGACAAGTTTTGACATATGGTGACAG GAAACCTGTGGATCATTTCTTGAAGGCTGTGAATGATATTACAGTGAAGGATATTACTTCAATAGCCCAGAAGCTTCTTTCATCCCCACTGACAATGGCATCATATGGAGATG TCATTAATGTTCCAAGCTATGATTCCATCGGCAAAAAATTCAAGTCATAA